Proteins encoded in a region of the Gemmatimonadota bacterium genome:
- a CDS encoding YlbF family regulator, whose product MLEGALEKAQELGRLLGQTAEYQALQRARERLGNDRDLVKLANRLAELEAELLRSAESGAEPGATTRDEYERTFTELQAHPAYQALVAAQSNFEKVLARVNDQITRGMEAGAQSRIILPS is encoded by the coding sequence ATGCTTGAAGGCGCGCTGGAGAAGGCGCAGGAGCTGGGCCGCTTGCTGGGCCAGACGGCTGAGTACCAGGCGCTGCAGCGCGCGCGCGAGCGGCTGGGCAACGATCGGGATCTGGTGAAGCTGGCGAACCGTCTCGCGGAGCTGGAAGCAGAGCTGCTTCGTTCGGCCGAGTCAGGTGCCGAGCCGGGGGCGACCACGCGGGACGAGTACGAGCGCACCTTCACGGAACTGCAGGCCCACCCGGCATACCAGGCGCTGGTCGCAGCGCAAAGCAATTTCGAGAAGGTCCTGGCCCGAGTGAACGATCAGATCACCCGCGGCATGGAAGCGGGGGCCCAGTCCAGGATCATCCTCCCCTCCTAG
- the prmC gene encoding peptide chain release factor N(5)-glutamine methyltransferase — MSRGTAYTALALSRRAADRLGRAGLETPRLDAELLLAHVLGISRLDLYLQHDRPLTADEVSGYRAALRRRLQREPLQYITGEAYFRELVLRVDPRVLIPRPETEVLVGEVLAWARRRAAHPRPERETGVVGPRPAVPPSGGGGGEGLVGLELGTGSGAIALSLLREGPFARVVATDSSDAALAVAEENAARHGLLERLELRRGSLWQAVAEGEAFDAVVSNPPYVAESERETLAPEVREWEPVAALFAAEGGMAVLEAIVGGAAAHLRPGGLLALEVGLGQAAGVKRRVGETEAFGSARVVRDLAGRERIVMGEREPAGAASPLAKGGEKSHHA; from the coding sequence GTGAGCCGCGGCACCGCCTATACGGCGCTGGCGCTGAGCCGCCGGGCTGCCGACCGCCTCGGGCGCGCGGGCCTCGAGACGCCGCGACTCGATGCCGAGCTGCTTCTTGCCCACGTCCTGGGGATCAGCCGGCTGGACCTCTACCTGCAGCACGACCGCCCCCTGACAGCCGACGAAGTCTCAGGCTACCGTGCGGCACTGCGCCGGCGGCTGCAGCGCGAGCCGCTGCAGTACATCACGGGCGAGGCGTACTTTCGCGAGCTGGTTCTGCGCGTCGACCCGCGGGTGCTGATCCCGCGCCCCGAGACCGAGGTGCTGGTGGGGGAGGTGCTGGCCTGGGCACGGCGCCGCGCCGCGCACCCCCGTCCCGAGCGGGAGACCGGGGTGGTGGGGCCCCGTCCCGCCGTCCCCCCGTCGGGCGGTGGCGGCGGAGAGGGGTTGGTGGGGCTGGAGCTGGGGACGGGGTCGGGCGCCATCGCATTGAGCTTGCTGCGTGAGGGGCCGTTCGCGCGGGTGGTTGCGACGGACAGCTCTGACGCCGCGCTTGCCGTGGCGGAGGAGAATGCAGCGCGGCATGGGCTGCTCGAGCGCCTCGAGCTGCGGCGTGGCTCTTTATGGCAGGCCGTGGCAGAGGGGGAGGCGTTCGACGCCGTGGTCTCGAATCCGCCCTACGTGGCGGAGTCGGAGCGGGAGACGCTGGCGCCGGAAGTACGGGAGTGGGAGCCGGTCGCGGCACTTTTCGCGGCGGAGGGCGGGATGGCCGTGCTCGAGGCCATTGTTGGGGGGGCGGCGGCGCACCTGCGGCCCGGCGGCTTGCTGGCCCTCGAGGTGGGACTGGGACAAGCGGCGGGGGTGAAACGGCGCGTTGGCGAGACGGAGGCGTTTGGCAGTGCGCGCGTCGTGCGCGACCTGGCGGGCAGGGAGCGGATAGTCATGGGCGAGCGGGAGCCGGCGGGCGCGGCGTCGCCTCTTGCCAAGGGGGGCGAAAAGAGCCACCATGCTTGA
- the prfA gene encoding peptide chain release factor 1, which translates to MFEERIQDVLRRYDALTARLADPAVLADPEKLRRVAREHAELTPAAEAAGRLARLSAQLEGAREVARTAEDAELVELARAEVKELTAREEKLAEDFRRLLLPKDPLADRAAVVEIRAGTGGDEAGLFAADLFRMYSRYAARRGWAIELVQVSEGERGAYKEVIFLVRGKNSYGDLRHESGVHRVQRVPVTEAQGRIHTSAATVAVLPEAEEVDLVIREEELRVDVFRSSGPGGQSVNTTDSAVRVTHLPTGLVVTCQDEKSQHKNKVKALKVLRSRLLDQKLAQQEAERSRERRLQVGTGDRSAKIRTYNFPQARVTDHRIGLTLYRLPEILDGDLDELVTALKLAREEEHLESSAVA; encoded by the coding sequence ATGTTTGAGGAGCGCATCCAGGACGTTCTGCGCCGCTATGACGCGCTGACGGCGCGGCTTGCGGATCCGGCGGTTTTGGCGGACCCGGAGAAGCTGCGTCGTGTGGCACGGGAGCATGCGGAGCTGACGCCTGCGGCGGAGGCCGCCGGGCGGCTGGCCCGGCTGTCGGCGCAGCTCGAGGGTGCGCGCGAGGTGGCGCGTACGGCGGAAGACGCCGAGCTGGTGGAGCTGGCGCGGGCGGAGGTCAAGGAGCTGACTGCGCGGGAGGAGAAGCTGGCCGAGGACTTCAGACGCCTTCTGCTGCCGAAGGATCCGCTGGCGGATCGCGCAGCGGTGGTCGAGATCCGGGCGGGCACGGGTGGGGACGAAGCGGGCCTCTTTGCGGCTGACCTGTTCCGCATGTACAGCCGCTACGCCGCGAGGCGCGGCTGGGCGATCGAGCTCGTCCAGGTGTCGGAAGGCGAGCGTGGCGCCTACAAGGAGGTGATCTTCCTGGTGCGGGGGAAGAACAGCTACGGCGATCTGCGCCACGAGTCGGGCGTGCATCGGGTGCAGCGGGTACCGGTGACGGAAGCGCAGGGCCGGATCCACACCTCGGCGGCTACCGTGGCGGTGCTGCCGGAGGCGGAGGAAGTTGACCTTGTGATCCGTGAGGAGGAGCTGCGGGTGGACGTGTTCCGCTCGTCGGGCCCGGGCGGCCAGTCGGTCAACACGACCGATTCGGCCGTGCGCGTCACGCACCTGCCCACGGGGCTGGTGGTCACCTGCCAGGACGAGAAGTCGCAGCACAAGAACAAGGTCAAGGCGCTCAAAGTGCTTCGTAGCAGACTGCTGGACCAGAAGCTGGCGCAGCAGGAGGCGGAGCGGTCGCGGGAGCGGAGGCTGCAGGTGGGGACGGGCGACCGTTCGGCGAAGATCCGGACCTACAACTTCCCGCAGGCCCGGGTCACGGATCACCGGATCGGGCTGACACTGTACCGGCTGCCGGAGATCCTGGATGGTGACCTGGATGAGCTGGTCACGGCGCTGAAACTGGCGCGCGAAGAGGAGCATCTCGAGTCGTCGGCGGTAGCGTGA
- a CDS encoding sulfite exporter TauE/SafE family protein translates to MAAELVLALVGGGLAVGVLAGLVGIGGGVLMVPLLYFFYGHVERGGAELLPALQVPVAHATSLFIIVPTAIWGTVAYHRHRLVAWRIALPMAAASAAAAVLGTRLALLLPASALKAAFGALLLGLAADLLHRQHGALAPAAVRPGLTVLAGVLVGLLSALLGVGGGLIAIPLLVYVVRLELPRVTATSLAIVAFAAAAGALGYIVQGWNVPELPPENLGYVDPLVALLMLVGSLPAVRWGTALNRRLQPRALRAAFALLFTLLGLELIVENLAALL, encoded by the coding sequence ATGGCCGCAGAACTGGTGCTGGCCCTGGTGGGCGGTGGCCTTGCGGTCGGGGTCCTGGCCGGTCTGGTAGGAATCGGAGGAGGGGTGCTGATGGTGCCCCTCCTCTATTTCTTTTACGGCCACGTCGAGCGGGGTGGCGCCGAACTCTTGCCGGCCCTGCAGGTGCCGGTGGCTCACGCCACCAGCCTCTTCATCATCGTTCCCACCGCGATTTGGGGGACCGTGGCCTACCACCGCCACAGACTGGTAGCCTGGCGCATCGCTCTGCCCATGGCCGCCGCCTCGGCGGCAGCAGCCGTGCTGGGGACTCGCCTGGCGCTACTCCTGCCGGCGTCGGCCCTCAAGGCCGCATTCGGCGCACTGTTGCTCGGGTTGGCAGCGGACTTGCTGCACCGGCAGCATGGCGCCCTGGCGCCGGCCGCGGTTCGCCCGGGACTCACCGTGCTCGCGGGCGTGCTGGTGGGCCTGCTCTCCGCCCTGCTCGGCGTGGGCGGCGGGTTGATCGCGATACCGTTGCTCGTGTATGTAGTTCGCCTCGAGCTTCCCCGCGTTACGGCCACCTCCCTCGCCATTGTGGCCTTTGCCGCCGCGGCCGGCGCGCTGGGCTACATAGTCCAGGGATGGAACGTGCCAGAACTGCCGCCCGAGAACCTGGGCTACGTAGACCCGCTGGTGGCGCTTCTCATGCTCGTAGGCTCGCTGCCCGCCGTGCGCTGGGGCACGGCGCTGAACCGGCGGCTGCAGCCACGGGCGCTGCGCGCAGCCTTCGCCCTGCTCTTCACCCTGCTGGGGCTCGAGCTGATCGTGGAGAACCTCGCCGCACTGCTCTGA
- a CDS encoding DMT family transporter, translating into MSWAGPLIRFSTAPALAVAAWRLLFSVAFIALVLLLRRRAAPAPRLQAREWALAAAAGLLLAGHFWSWIASLERTSVASSVVLVSTQPIFVAALSALLLKERPARRQWAGILAAVAGALVIGWGDFSQGRSPLLGDLLAVTGAILVSGYYVVGRRLRPRLGIWEYTAIVYGLAAAALAATAAAHPAANLTGYPGRDWLIFLALAAGPMMLGHTGVNYALRYLPAYVANLALLGEPVGATIIAWALPGIRETPSLQTLVGGVLVLGGIAVGWRGGSGRRSDTQSGTGTAAGGGTGAGTGAGTGTGGRSGWPVWPWTRRTGKDLLKTAGESPDCG; encoded by the coding sequence ATGAGCTGGGCCGGCCCACTCATCCGCTTCAGCACCGCCCCCGCCCTCGCCGTCGCCGCCTGGCGGCTCCTCTTTTCCGTAGCATTCATCGCACTCGTGCTGCTCCTGCGCCGGCGCGCTGCGCCTGCGCCCCGGCTCCAGGCCCGCGAATGGGCTCTCGCCGCGGCTGCGGGCCTGCTCCTGGCCGGCCACTTCTGGAGCTGGATCGCCTCGCTCGAGCGCACCAGCGTGGCCAGCTCGGTGGTACTCGTCTCGACCCAACCCATCTTCGTGGCCGCTCTTTCGGCGCTGCTGCTGAAGGAGCGGCCGGCGCGGCGACAATGGGCCGGGATCCTGGCAGCGGTTGCGGGCGCGCTGGTCATCGGCTGGGGCGACTTCAGCCAGGGACGCTCCCCACTCCTGGGGGACCTGCTGGCCGTGACCGGCGCCATCCTGGTCTCCGGCTACTACGTCGTCGGGCGCCGGCTCCGGCCACGCCTCGGGATCTGGGAATACACAGCCATCGTCTACGGACTCGCGGCGGCCGCGCTGGCCGCCACCGCGGCGGCGCACCCGGCCGCCAACCTCACCGGCTACCCCGGCCGCGACTGGCTCATCTTCCTCGCCCTCGCGGCAGGGCCGATGATGCTCGGCCACACGGGAGTCAATTACGCCTTGCGATACTTGCCAGCCTACGTGGCTAACCTGGCCCTGCTCGGCGAGCCCGTAGGCGCGACGATCATCGCCTGGGCGCTGCCCGGGATAAGAGAGACGCCATCCCTGCAAACACTGGTGGGCGGAGTGCTGGTGTTGGGTGGGATCGCTGTGGGATGGAGAGGTGGGTCGGGCAGACGCAGCGACACGCAATCGGGCACAGGCACGGCCGCGGGCGGGGGCACGGGTGCGGGTACGGGTGCGGGTACGGGTACGGGTGGGAGAAGCGGCTGGCCGGTCTGGCCATGGACACGCCGCACAGGAAAAGACTTGTTGAAGACAGCAGGGGAGTCACCGGATTGCGGCTGA
- the rpmE gene encoding 50S ribosomal protein L31 translates to MKPGIHPDYQLATVHCACGSKFQTRSTLKDIHIEICSVCHPFFTGRQKLVDTAGRVERFRQKWGEQPAAGKE, encoded by the coding sequence ATGAAGCCAGGAATCCACCCGGATTATCAGCTCGCGACGGTGCACTGTGCGTGCGGCAGCAAGTTCCAGACGCGGAGCACGCTCAAGGACATTCACATCGAGATCTGCTCCGTATGTCACCCCTTTTTCACGGGCCGCCAGAAGCTGGTGGACACGGCGGGGCGAGTGGAGCGGTTCCGCCAGAAATGGGGCGAGCAGCCCGCGGCGGGCAAGGAGTGA
- a CDS encoding TIGR04282 family arsenosugar biosynthesis glycosyltransferase, with product MLPDRLLIFAKLPAAGRVKTRLTPPLPPDEAASVYEACLRDVVARSARERARVELWYEDGAGAEAYFQAEFAHLPQGVQATGDLGEKLRDAFQRCFDDQGERTVIIGSDSPTLPEGVLGAAFDDLHEVDAVLGPTRDGGYYLVGVRGASWPRAERLFRGIPWSSDEVFRTTLERSAECGLELRLLPGWYDIDRLEDLQQALDDVPADSHLGRWLASPAAQLYLGR from the coding sequence ATGTTGCCTGACCGACTGCTCATTTTCGCCAAGCTCCCGGCGGCCGGACGGGTCAAGACGCGGCTCACGCCGCCACTCCCGCCCGACGAGGCAGCCAGTGTGTACGAGGCGTGCCTGCGTGATGTCGTGGCACGCTCCGCCCGAGAGCGTGCACGCGTCGAGCTGTGGTACGAGGACGGCGCGGGCGCCGAGGCCTACTTCCAGGCGGAGTTCGCGCACCTCCCCCAGGGGGTGCAGGCTACCGGGGACCTGGGAGAGAAGCTGCGCGACGCCTTCCAGCGCTGCTTCGATGACCAGGGCGAGCGGACCGTCATCATTGGCAGTGACTCGCCCACCTTGCCGGAAGGCGTGCTGGGCGCGGCGTTCGACGACCTGCACGAGGTGGACGCCGTGCTGGGGCCTACCCGCGACGGCGGCTACTACCTGGTCGGCGTCCGGGGCGCAAGCTGGCCGCGTGCGGAGCGGCTGTTCCGCGGCATTCCGTGGTCCAGCGATGAGGTGTTCCGCACGACACTCGAGCGCTCGGCGGAATGCGGTCTCGAGCTGCGGCTGCTCCCCGGCTGGTACGATATCGACCGCCTGGAGGACCTGCAGCAGGCGCTGGACGACGTTCCCGCCGACTCGCACCTCGGGCGCTGGTTGGCGAGTCCCGCGGCGCAGCTCTATCTCGGCCGGTGA
- a CDS encoding CDP-alcohol phosphatidyltransferase family protein, whose protein sequence is MWSLESLRGGAYRMLSPLTEWLVGHGTHPNLLTTIGFAATVSSGAAFHQHHVRTAGFLILLGGLFDILDGRVARLTRLGSKFGAFYDSTLDRISEIVVYLGLLSLYNDAHFRLGDVAMIYLVFLAMAGSLMISYTRARAEALGLDCRVGLMPRAERVVLIGAASLFLGEAWDGLVLKAVIFLLAVLTNITAFQRIVWVYRAARGIPLDEPAAAGTPTDREQRESI, encoded by the coding sequence ATGTGGAGTCTGGAATCACTGCGCGGCGGCGCTTACCGGATGCTGAGTCCGCTGACGGAGTGGCTCGTCGGGCACGGGACGCACCCCAACCTCCTGACGACTATCGGGTTCGCTGCCACCGTGAGCTCCGGGGCGGCCTTCCACCAGCACCACGTGCGCACGGCCGGGTTCCTGATCCTGCTGGGTGGTCTGTTCGACATCCTGGACGGGCGGGTGGCGCGGCTGACGCGGTTGGGCAGCAAGTTCGGCGCGTTCTATGACTCGACGCTGGACCGGATCAGCGAGATCGTCGTCTATCTGGGTCTGCTTTCCCTGTACAACGACGCGCATTTCCGGCTGGGCGACGTGGCCATGATCTACCTGGTGTTCCTGGCCATGGCGGGGTCCCTGATGATCAGCTATACTCGGGCCCGGGCCGAGGCACTGGGCCTCGACTGCCGGGTCGGGCTCATGCCCCGCGCCGAGCGCGTGGTGCTGATTGGCGCCGCATCGCTCTTCCTCGGCGAGGCGTGGGACGGCCTGGTACTGAAAGCCGTGATCTTCCTTCTGGCTGTCCTGACCAACATCACGGCCTTCCAGCGGATTGTCTGGGTGTACCGCGCGGCGCGCGGCATCCCGCTGGACGAGCCGGCGGCGGCAGGGACCCCAACGGACAGGGAGCAGCGTGAGTCCATCTAG
- a CDS encoding glycosyltransferase family 2 protein produces the protein MADHTEIGIAGARGIRHASHLPNTGARVHVVIPALDEEEALPHVLAAIPQQLVDEVIVVDNGCRDGTAAVARAAGARVVREDRRGYGAACLAGIAALDRPAEGDVVVFLDADASDDPRELLALLAPILGRQAELVIGSRVLGEREPGALPAHARAGNTLAVWLIRLLTGQRFTDLGPFRAIRYGTLQRLGMRDRDYGWTVEMQLRAAGQAVATLEVPVHYRRRIGRSKISGTLLGSLRAGMKILWTVARHVA, from the coding sequence ATGGCGGATCACACCGAGATTGGCATAGCGGGGGCGCGAGGAATCAGGCATGCGTCCCATCTACCCAACACGGGCGCGCGAGTGCACGTGGTGATCCCTGCGCTCGATGAGGAGGAAGCCCTGCCCCACGTGTTGGCCGCCATCCCACAGCAGCTCGTGGATGAGGTGATCGTGGTGGACAACGGCTGCCGCGACGGCACCGCCGCCGTGGCCCGAGCCGCTGGGGCACGAGTAGTGCGCGAGGATCGCCGGGGCTACGGCGCGGCATGCCTGGCAGGCATCGCGGCGCTGGACAGGCCTGCGGAAGGCGACGTCGTCGTGTTCCTGGACGCGGACGCGAGCGATGATCCCCGCGAGCTGCTGGCTTTGCTGGCGCCGATCCTGGGGCGGCAGGCAGAGCTGGTAATTGGCAGCCGCGTGCTGGGCGAGCGGGAACCGGGCGCCCTGCCGGCTCACGCGCGCGCCGGCAACACGCTGGCCGTCTGGCTGATCCGGCTGCTGACCGGCCAGCGCTTCACCGACCTGGGGCCGTTCCGCGCGATCCGCTACGGAACGCTGCAGCGCCTCGGGATGCGCGACCGGGATTACGGTTGGACAGTCGAGATGCAGCTCAGGGCGGCAGGACAGGCGGTGGCTACGCTCGAGGTGCCCGTGCACTACCGGCGCCGCATAGGGCGCTCGAAGATCAGCGGGACGCTGCTGGGCAGTCTGCGCGCTGGCATGAAGATCCTCTGGACCGTGGCACGTCATGTTGCCTGA
- the tmk gene encoding dTMP kinase produces the protein MLEGVEGSGKSTQAVLLAEWLGGRDIPHVVTREPGGTPLGEQIRRVLLEGAQVPPRPELLLLLAARSALTEQVIAPALVAGSVVVADRFELSSLAYQGYGRGLPVEEVRRLNAFATRGLRPDLVLLLEVPPQVSERRRVQEGRRADRIEQAGAGFHARVAEAYRLLAAQDSSIERLDGTRAAEEVHRDIVRRLGARFPETFASAEG, from the coding sequence GTGCTGGAGGGGGTGGAGGGCTCGGGCAAGAGCACGCAGGCCGTGCTGCTCGCCGAATGGCTGGGGGGCCGAGACATCCCGCACGTCGTCACGCGGGAGCCTGGCGGTACGCCGCTGGGAGAGCAGATCCGGCGGGTGCTGCTCGAGGGAGCGCAGGTTCCGCCCCGCCCGGAGCTGCTGCTGCTCCTGGCGGCGCGCTCGGCGTTGACCGAGCAGGTGATTGCCCCCGCGCTGGTCGCGGGGAGCGTGGTTGTGGCGGACCGCTTCGAGCTTTCCAGTTTAGCGTATCAGGGGTACGGCCGCGGGCTGCCTGTCGAGGAAGTCCGCAGGCTGAATGCGTTCGCGACGCGCGGCCTGCGCCCCGACCTGGTGCTGCTGCTCGAGGTGCCGCCCCAGGTAAGTGAGCGCCGCCGGGTGCAGGAGGGCCGGCGGGCGGACCGAATCGAACAGGCGGGCGCAGGATTCCATGCCCGAGTGGCGGAGGCATACCGCTTGCTTGCGGCACAGGATTCGAGCATCGAGCGGCTGGATGGGACGCGCGCGGCCGAGGAAGTGCACCGCGATATCGTGCGGCGGCTGGGTGCGCGGTTTCCGGAAACTTTCGCGTCCGCAGAGGGTTAG
- a CDS encoding S41 family peptidase produces MKIKRSILVPTVVALLALATGGWFLQQGVSRERNVYLQARLFEEVLHHVSDRFVEEKQPSDLYRMAIDGLLNELGDPHSVFMTPEEYSQLEVTTRGEYGGLGIQIALRDGWVTVIAPLPSTPAERAGLLPGDRIVEVDGVTTRGWNETEAVTKLRGPKGAPVDLRILRVGVEQLIPFRIVRDEIHVSSVPVAYVMGGGVAYVELRAFSESSTDELRETIARLRTQGMRGLILDLRGNPGGLLDQGVSVSDVFLSRGQLVTEMRGRTPSSNQKFPAMQDDEFPGLPVVVLVGPGSASASEIVAGALQDHDRALLIGETSFGKGSVQTLYKLPGGHFLKLTTARWYTPSGRSIHKPYGIDGEPASADLRAGSASRDSAQVYHTDSGRKVLGGGGITPDVILPRDTAISPEEREFARAMQQHGSKFRDALYTYAIRYGKQHSELKPGFVVVPEMLDGFYRALGEHGIQIERRLYDGAGRLVSRELGFEISYGKWGEQSARKRVLGEDPQIRLAQELLRQASDPRSLFAASAAYLAEQVGKEAARAQATARRQ; encoded by the coding sequence ATGAAGATCAAGCGTTCAATCCTGGTGCCGACGGTGGTGGCCTTGCTGGCATTGGCCACGGGCGGGTGGTTCCTGCAGCAGGGGGTGAGCCGGGAGCGGAACGTCTATTTGCAGGCGCGGCTGTTCGAGGAGGTGCTGCACCACGTCTCGGACCGCTTTGTCGAGGAGAAGCAGCCGAGCGATCTGTACCGCATGGCGATCGACGGGCTGCTGAACGAGCTGGGCGACCCGCACTCCGTGTTCATGACGCCGGAGGAGTACAGCCAGCTCGAAGTGACGACGCGGGGCGAGTATGGAGGGCTGGGAATCCAGATCGCGCTGCGGGACGGCTGGGTCACGGTGATCGCGCCGCTGCCCAGCACGCCGGCGGAGCGGGCGGGGCTCTTGCCCGGCGATCGGATTGTGGAGGTGGATGGAGTCACGACGCGGGGGTGGAACGAAACCGAAGCGGTGACCAAGCTGCGCGGGCCGAAGGGCGCGCCGGTGGACCTGCGGATCCTGCGTGTGGGGGTGGAGCAGCTGATCCCGTTCCGGATCGTGCGGGACGAAATTCACGTTTCCTCGGTGCCCGTCGCCTACGTGATGGGTGGGGGCGTAGCCTACGTCGAGCTGCGGGCGTTCAGTGAGAGCTCGACGGACGAGTTGCGCGAAACCATCGCCCGGCTGCGGACGCAGGGGATGCGCGGCCTGATCCTGGACCTGCGGGGGAACCCGGGTGGGCTGCTGGATCAGGGGGTTTCGGTTTCCGACGTGTTCCTCTCCCGCGGCCAGCTCGTCACGGAGATGCGCGGCCGGACGCCGAGCTCGAACCAGAAGTTCCCGGCCATGCAGGATGACGAGTTCCCGGGGCTGCCCGTCGTGGTGCTGGTCGGGCCGGGCAGCGCCTCGGCATCCGAGATCGTGGCGGGAGCCCTGCAGGATCATGATCGGGCGCTGCTGATCGGGGAGACGAGCTTCGGCAAGGGCTCCGTGCAAACGCTATACAAGCTTCCGGGCGGTCATTTCCTGAAGTTGACGACCGCGCGCTGGTACACGCCGTCCGGTCGGTCCATCCACAAGCCCTACGGCATTGATGGTGAGCCTGCGAGCGCGGACCTGCGCGCCGGTTCGGCCTCGAGGGACAGCGCGCAGGTCTACCACACGGATTCGGGGCGGAAGGTGTTGGGTGGCGGCGGCATCACGCCGGATGTGATTCTGCCGCGGGATACGGCGATCTCGCCGGAAGAGCGGGAGTTCGCCCGGGCCATGCAGCAGCACGGGTCGAAGTTCCGGGACGCGCTCTACACGTATGCGATCCGGTATGGCAAACAGCATTCGGAGCTGAAGCCGGGGTTTGTCGTGGTGCCCGAGATGCTCGACGGCTTCTACCGCGCGCTGGGTGAGCACGGGATCCAGATCGAGCGCCGGTTGTACGACGGCGCCGGCCGGCTCGTCAGCCGGGAGCTGGGTTTCGAGATCAGTTACGGCAAGTGGGGCGAGCAGTCGGCGCGCAAGCGAGTGCTGGGGGAGGATCCGCAGATCCGGCTGGCGCAGGAGCTGCTGCGCCAGGCCTCGGATCCGCGCTCGCTCTTCGCGGCTTCGGCCGCGTACCTGGCGGAGCAGGTGGGGAAGGAAGCGGCGCGGGCTCAAGCGACAGCGCGCCGGCAGTAG
- a CDS encoding inositol-3-phosphate synthase: MSPSRKIAPAEGRLGVLLPGLGAVATTFVAGVEAVRRGAAQPIGSATQLGHIRLGRRTEARQPKIKDFVPLAGLDALVFGAWDPIPDDAYVSARKAGVLEDRHLEPLADFLRQIRPLPAVFDSSYVRRLEGENVKRGRNKRELAEQLRADIRHFREEHGCRRMVVVWCASTETYLRPTRVHETVEAFEEGMERSDADIAPSMLYAWAAIMEGVPFANGAPNLTVDIPALQQLARQRGVPIAGKDFKTGQTLMKTMIAPGLKARMLGLRGWFSTNILGNRDGLVLDDPGSFKTKEESKLGVLEYILQPELYPELYGEIYHKVRINYYPPRGDNKEGWDNLDIFGWLGYPMQIKVDFLCRDSILAAPIVLDLTLFLDLAQRSGMSGIQEWLSFYFKSPMTAAELYPEHDLFIQQMKLKNTLRHLMGEEQITHLGLEYYE, encoded by the coding sequence GTGAGTCCATCTAGAAAGATTGCGCCCGCGGAGGGCCGGCTGGGCGTGCTGCTGCCGGGGCTGGGCGCGGTGGCGACCACCTTCGTGGCGGGGGTCGAGGCGGTGCGCCGGGGCGCGGCCCAGCCGATCGGCTCGGCAACGCAGCTGGGGCATATCCGGTTGGGCCGGCGCACGGAAGCGCGGCAGCCCAAGATCAAGGACTTCGTGCCGCTGGCCGGGCTCGACGCGCTGGTATTCGGGGCCTGGGACCCGATCCCGGACGATGCGTACGTCAGCGCCAGGAAGGCCGGGGTGCTGGAGGACCGCCATCTCGAGCCACTCGCCGACTTCCTGCGCCAGATTCGGCCGCTGCCCGCCGTCTTCGACAGCAGCTACGTGCGGCGCCTGGAGGGCGAGAACGTCAAGCGGGGGCGGAACAAGCGGGAGCTGGCCGAGCAGCTCCGGGCGGACATCCGCCACTTCCGCGAGGAGCACGGCTGCCGGCGGATGGTCGTGGTGTGGTGCGCCTCCACCGAGACGTACCTGCGTCCGACGCGCGTGCACGAGACCGTCGAGGCGTTCGAGGAAGGGATGGAGCGGAGCGACGCCGACATTGCGCCCTCCATGCTCTACGCCTGGGCGGCGATCATGGAGGGAGTGCCCTTCGCCAACGGCGCGCCCAACCTCACGGTGGACATCCCGGCACTGCAGCAACTCGCGCGGCAGCGAGGCGTGCCCATTGCGGGGAAGGACTTCAAGACGGGCCAGACCCTGATGAAGACCATGATCGCGCCGGGGCTCAAGGCGCGGATGCTGGGGCTGCGGGGGTGGTTCAGCACGAACATTCTGGGGAACCGGGACGGGCTGGTGCTGGATGACCCGGGCTCGTTCAAGACCAAAGAGGAGTCGAAGCTGGGCGTGCTCGAGTACATCCTGCAGCCGGAGCTCTACCCCGAGCTGTACGGCGAGATCTACCACAAGGTGCGCATCAACTATTACCCTCCGCGCGGCGACAACAAGGAGGGGTGGGACAACCTCGACATTTTCGGGTGGCTGGGCTACCCGATGCAGATCAAAGTCGACTTCCTGTGCCGTGACTCGATCCTGGCCGCGCCCATCGTGCTGGACCTCACCCTGTTCCTCGACCTGGCGCAGCGGTCGGGGATGTCCGGGATCCAGGAGTGGCTGTCCTTCTACTTCAAGAGTCCCATGACCGCGGCCGAACTGTACCCGGAGCATGACCTGTTCATCCAGCAGATGAAGCTGAAGAACACGCTGCGGCACCTCATGGGGGAGGAGCAGATCACGCACCTGGGGCTGGAGTATTACGAGTAA